The following proteins are encoded in a genomic region of Paenibacillus sp. FSL H3-0469:
- the msrA gene encoding peptide-methionine (S)-S-oxide reductase MsrA, whose product MTSNDTLQLATFAGGCFWCMVKPFDELPGIVSVVSGYTGGHTENPTYEEVGSETTGHREAVQIVYDPELFPYERLLDIYWQLIDPTDDGGQFMDRGLSYAPAIFVQNEEQRKLAELSKERLKASKRFKAPIVTPILPAAPFYPAEAEHQQYYLTHPLDYKLYQKGSGRDDFTALHWNSREDKKRLRDRLTELQYEVTQNKGAEPAYQNAYWDHFEEGLYTDVISGDPLFSSAAKFDSGTGWPSFTGPVEEGMIRREADYSGGQVRTVLRSRLSGAYLGYLTFDGPEPAKQHYHIYSAALQFVPKAELEDRGLGRYVRL is encoded by the coding sequence TTGACTTCGAATGATACGCTGCAGCTGGCGACCTTCGCCGGCGGCTGCTTTTGGTGTATGGTCAAGCCGTTTGACGAGCTGCCGGGCATCGTCTCGGTAGTGTCAGGTTATACAGGCGGGCACACGGAGAATCCGACCTATGAAGAGGTAGGGTCGGAAACTACCGGGCACCGGGAGGCGGTGCAGATTGTCTATGATCCGGAGCTGTTCCCATATGAACGGCTGCTGGACATCTATTGGCAGCTGATCGATCCGACGGATGACGGCGGGCAGTTCATGGACCGGGGCCTTTCTTACGCTCCGGCGATCTTCGTTCAGAATGAAGAGCAGCGGAAGCTGGCGGAGCTGTCGAAGGAGAGGCTGAAGGCCAGCAAGCGCTTCAAGGCGCCGATTGTGACGCCCATCCTGCCGGCTGCGCCGTTCTATCCGGCGGAAGCGGAGCATCAGCAATATTATCTGACCCATCCGCTGGATTATAAGCTGTATCAGAAGGGCTCGGGCCGTGATGACTTCACAGCGCTGCACTGGAACAGCCGTGAGGACAAGAAGCGGCTTCGGGACCGGCTTACAGAGCTGCAATATGAGGTCACCCAGAACAAGGGCGCGGAGCCAGCCTACCAGAATGCATATTGGGACCACTTCGAGGAGGGGCTATACACGGATGTGATCAGCGGTGATCCGCTATTCAGCTCGGCAGCCAAATTCGATTCCGGCACAGGCTGGCCCAGCTTCACGGGTCCGGTGGAAGAGGGGATGATCCGGCGGGAAGCCGATTATAGCGGCGGGCAGGTGCGGACCGTGCTGCGCAGCAGGCTGAGCGGAGCTTATCTGGGGTATCTGACCTTTGACGGGCCGGAGCCGGCGAAGCAGCATTATCATATCTATTCTGCCGCCCTTCAGTTCGTCCCGAAGGCGGAGCTTGAAGACCGGGGGCTGGGACGGTATGTGAGACTCTGA
- a CDS encoding ZIP family metal transporter — MAGALLGSFLSAMATVLGVIPILFVRRLSELWKDVLVAFTAGIMVSASTFGLMPQAIKESGITALTLGLITGVLLLDLIESHIPHIDVENKPGLSTLDSKALLVMIALFIHNIPEGLSTGFSYASEQTSLGPMVAIAIGAQNMPEGLILAIFLMNARASRRKALTIAALTGLMEMVSAVIGYFTASYVQNVVGYGLAFAAGAMLFIVYKELIPESHGHGYERPSTYSFIFGLLAMVYITQFFG; from the coding sequence TTGGCGGGTGCACTTTTAGGCAGCTTTTTGTCTGCAATGGCAACAGTGCTGGGGGTTATTCCTATTCTGTTCGTAAGGCGGCTGTCGGAGCTGTGGAAGGATGTGCTGGTGGCCTTCACCGCCGGGATCATGGTCTCTGCAAGCACGTTCGGGCTGATGCCGCAGGCCATCAAGGAATCGGGCATTACTGCACTGACTCTGGGGCTGATTACCGGCGTATTGCTGCTCGATCTGATTGAGAGCCATATACCGCATATCGATGTGGAGAATAAGCCCGGCCTCAGCACTCTGGATTCCAAAGCGCTGCTTGTCATGATTGCGCTGTTCATTCATAACATCCCCGAAGGGCTCAGCACAGGCTTCAGCTATGCCAGCGAGCAGACAAGCCTTGGCCCGATGGTGGCGATTGCGATCGGTGCGCAGAATATGCCGGAAGGGCTGATTCTGGCGATCTTCCTCATGAATGCCCGCGCCAGCCGGCGTAAGGCGTTGACGATAGCAGCGTTGACCGGGCTGATGGAGATGGTGTCGGCCGTGATCGGGTATTTTACAGCCAGCTATGTACAGAATGTGGTCGGGTACGGTCTGGCATTCGCTGCCGGAGCGATGCTCTTTATTGTGTATAAGGAGCTGATCCCGGAGAGCCATGGTCACGGATATGAACGGCCTTCCACGTATTCGTTTATCTTCGGGCTGCTCGCGATGGTCTATATTACGCAGTTTTTTGGCTAG
- a CDS encoding aldo/keto reductase, whose translation MKTNRLGQSDLHVSAMGLGCMSLGTEEAQATAIIHEALERGINFLDTADLYDEGRNEEIVGQAIRHRRADVILATKVGNRRIPGKEGWSWDASKAYIRSAVKESLRRLQTDYIDLYQLHGGTLEDDIDETVEAFEALKREGVIRHYGISSIRPNVIREYVQRSGIVSVMSQYSILDRRPEESILPLLGRAGISLIARGPLASGILNDHGHSKAQRAYLDYTQAELTALHKQLMSQTTLTRTLTQTALQYPLADPAVAAIIPGASSLEQLRQNMAAARSQPLSALELEAVRGASKAGRYTLHV comes from the coding sequence ATGAAGACTAACCGACTGGGGCAATCTGATTTACATGTAAGTGCCATGGGGCTTGGCTGCATGTCGCTGGGGACCGAGGAAGCGCAGGCCACCGCCATTATCCACGAAGCGCTCGAACGCGGAATTAACTTCCTGGATACTGCCGACCTCTACGATGAGGGCCGCAATGAGGAGATTGTCGGTCAGGCCATCCGGCACCGCCGCGCCGACGTAATCCTGGCGACCAAGGTGGGCAACCGCAGAATTCCCGGCAAGGAAGGCTGGAGCTGGGATGCCTCCAAGGCCTATATCCGCTCCGCTGTGAAAGAGAGCCTGCGCAGGCTGCAGACCGATTATATTGACCTGTATCAGCTGCATGGAGGAACGCTGGAGGATGATATCGATGAGACGGTTGAAGCCTTCGAGGCGCTGAAGCGGGAAGGGGTGATCCGCCATTACGGCATCTCCTCCATCCGGCCGAATGTGATCCGGGAATATGTGCAGCGTTCCGGTATCGTCAGCGTGATGAGCCAATATAGCATTCTCGACAGACGCCCGGAGGAGAGCATTCTTCCGCTGCTGGGCCGCGCGGGCATCAGCCTGATTGCGCGGGGGCCGCTGGCGAGCGGCATTCTGAACGATCATGGCCATAGTAAGGCGCAGCGGGCATATCTGGATTATACGCAGGCCGAGCTCACGGCGCTGCATAAGCAGCTGATGAGCCAGACTACCCTTACCCGGACGCTGACGCAGACTGCGCTGCAATATCCGCTGGCCGATCCGGCGGTTGCGGCCATCATCCCGGGGGCCAGCAGCCTGGAGCAGCTGCGGCAGAATATGGCGGCTGCCCGCTCGCAGCCGCTCTCTGCACTTGAGCTTGAAGCTGTGCGGGGTGCCAGCAAAGCAGGACGGTATACCCTGCACGTATAG
- a CDS encoding aldo/keto reductase, translating to MYIANPERYDTMKYNRTGRSGLLLPAISLGLWHNFGGNDVYENGRAMVRRAFDLGITHFDLANNYGPPAGSAEESFGRMLKTDLAPYRDELIISSKAGYYMWPGPYGEWGSRKYLVSSLDQSLKRMGLDYVDIYYHHRPDPNTPLEETMSALDFLVRQGKALYVGLSNYRPEEAREAAQILRRLGTPCLIHQPNYSMMSRWIEDGLQDVLEEEGIGTIAFSPLQKGILTDRYLNGIAADSRAAGPSVFLSEKELTPEVLAKVGKLNEIAAARGQKMSQLALSWVLRGGKVTSALIGASKISQIEDAVASLNAPELSTEELEQIETILRG from the coding sequence ATGTATATCGCCAATCCTGAACGCTATGACACGATGAAATATAACCGCACCGGACGCAGCGGCCTGCTGCTCCCGGCCATCTCCCTCGGGCTGTGGCATAATTTCGGCGGCAATGATGTGTACGAGAACGGCCGCGCCATGGTCCGCCGGGCGTTTGACTTAGGAATCACCCACTTCGACCTCGCTAATAACTACGGCCCGCCTGCCGGCTCAGCGGAAGAGAGCTTCGGCCGGATGCTGAAGACGGATCTCGCGCCTTACCGCGATGAGCTGATCATCTCCAGCAAAGCCGGATACTACATGTGGCCCGGCCCTTACGGCGAATGGGGCTCCAGGAAGTATCTGGTTTCCAGTCTGGATCAGAGCCTTAAGCGGATGGGGCTGGATTATGTAGACATCTACTACCACCACCGCCCGGACCCGAACACACCGCTGGAAGAGACCATGTCCGCTCTTGATTTCCTGGTCCGCCAGGGCAAGGCGCTGTATGTCGGCCTCTCGAACTACAGACCGGAGGAAGCGCGCGAAGCCGCACAGATTCTCCGCCGCCTGGGCACGCCTTGCCTGATCCATCAGCCGAACTATTCGATGATGTCGCGCTGGATCGAGGATGGCCTGCAGGATGTGCTCGAGGAAGAGGGTATCGGCACCATCGCCTTCTCCCCGCTGCAAAAGGGGATTCTGACCGACCGCTACCTGAACGGCATCGCAGCCGATTCCCGTGCAGCCGGACCCAGCGTGTTCCTCTCCGAGAAGGAGCTCACGCCTGAGGTACTGGCCAAGGTTGGCAAGCTGAATGAAATTGCGGCGGCACGCGGACAGAAAATGTCCCAGCTCGCCTTATCGTGGGTGCTGCGCGGCGGCAAGGTGACCTCTGCACTGATCGGAGCAAGCAAGATCAGCCAGATCGAGGATGCCGTAGCTTCACTGAATGCGCCTGAGCTAAGCACTGAAGAGCTGGAGCAGATTGAGACGATTCTGCGCGGATAA
- a CDS encoding AraC family transcriptional regulator, which yields MTVFKYNAHRPHRANPDLYLHYWGQEQCTPGHSFGPGVRSLYKIHFIHAGTGTVTVGEATHTLNAGQAFLTYPHVVTHYAADQDDPWLYSWIAFTGEEASYLLSRTSLTPEQPVFPMDQVLMPSLSARLSETGSSGDLLDLPLKVMLYEFFSLLLRTVPATDSPAPRSRSVYVEQCLHYLQAHYAENVTMESLSASLKLDRKYMSALFKRTVGLPPQQYLLQYRMSKACELLTETGCTIGEISQSVGYQDALLFSRMFKKVKGCSPKEYRLRHADTDIVL from the coding sequence ATGACAGTATTCAAATATAACGCCCATCGCCCCCACCGGGCCAATCCTGACTTATATCTGCATTACTGGGGCCAGGAGCAGTGCACACCCGGTCATTCGTTCGGACCCGGGGTGCGCAGCCTGTACAAAATCCACTTCATACACGCCGGAACCGGCACGGTAACCGTCGGTGAAGCCACCCATACATTGAACGCAGGGCAGGCCTTCCTCACTTATCCGCATGTGGTCACGCATTATGCCGCAGATCAGGACGACCCGTGGCTGTATTCCTGGATTGCTTTTACCGGGGAGGAGGCAAGTTATCTGCTGTCACGGACCTCGCTTACCCCGGAGCAGCCGGTGTTCCCGATGGACCAGGTGCTGATGCCCTCGCTGTCTGCCAGGTTATCGGAGACGGGAAGCAGCGGGGATCTGCTGGATCTGCCGCTGAAGGTGATGCTCTATGAGTTCTTTTCCCTTCTGCTGCGCACAGTCCCGGCTACCGACAGCCCGGCTCCGCGCAGCAGAAGTGTCTATGTCGAGCAGTGCCTGCATTACCTTCAAGCCCACTACGCCGAGAATGTGACGATGGAGAGCCTGTCCGCTTCCCTGAAGCTGGACCGCAAATATATGTCGGCGCTGTTCAAGCGGACAGTCGGCTTGCCGCCCCAGCAATATCTGCTCCAATACCGTATGTCCAAGGCCTGCGAGCTGTTGACGGAGACAGGCTGCACCATTGGGGAGATTTCGCAATCGGTGGGGTATCAGGATGCGTTGCTGTTCTCCCGGATGTTCAAGAAGGTGAAAGGCTGCTCGCCCAAAGAATACCGGCTCCGCCATGCAGATACGGACATTGTGCTATAA
- a CDS encoding (2Fe-2S) ferredoxin domain-containing protein codes for MNMRLKVLKKHLLFCCSEHCNNQDIEDVMQEFKEQLVEQGINKTVKINKTSCLGLCGNGPFVIVYPDGVWYYNVTTEDVARIVEEHLVNGQPVEELVMLKMEA; via the coding sequence ATGAATATGCGTCTGAAGGTACTTAAGAAGCATCTGCTCTTCTGCTGCAGTGAGCACTGCAATAACCAGGATATAGAGGATGTCATGCAGGAATTCAAGGAGCAACTGGTGGAGCAAGGGATCAACAAGACGGTCAAAATCAACAAAACCAGCTGTCTCGGCCTATGCGGCAACGGCCCTTTTGTCATCGTGTATCCGGACGGGGTCTGGTATTACAATGTAACGACGGAGGATGTGGCCCGTATCGTGGAGGAGCATCTGGTGAACGGTCAGCCTGTAGAAGAGCTGGTTATGCTCAAAATGGAAGCCTGA
- the glpX gene encoding class II fructose-bisphosphatase: MERELALEIVRVTELGALSSARWIGRGDKHAADAAATTAIRAMFDSVSIDGTVVIGEGEMDEAPMLYIGERVGNRKGPSVDVAVDPLEGTEVVACGLHNAQSVIAIADRGSLLHAPDIYMEKLACGPELAGKLSLGDPVEVTLRKASMLTGKALPELTVMVLDRTRHEGLIATLREAGVRIKLINHGDVAGAIAAALPDSDVDLYMGSGGAPEGVLAAAALRCLGGELQGRLLPEGPFEMQRCLLMGLDNPTRVLSMEDMVGTGDVIFAATGVTSGEFLNGVRFIGKERAETHSVIMRAQSRTIRYIRSIHFLPGKDIPEIIPARSNAAFM, from the coding sequence ATGGAACGCGAATTGGCACTGGAAATTGTACGGGTCACTGAACTGGGCGCTTTATCCTCTGCCCGCTGGATTGGCCGGGGCGACAAACATGCGGCGGATGCTGCTGCCACAACCGCAATCCGTGCCATGTTCGATTCCGTCTCCATTGACGGAACTGTGGTGATCGGTGAAGGCGAGATGGATGAAGCGCCGATGCTCTATATCGGTGAACGTGTCGGGAACCGAAAGGGACCTTCCGTGGATGTAGCGGTTGACCCGCTGGAAGGAACGGAGGTAGTCGCCTGCGGGCTGCATAATGCACAGTCCGTGATCGCTATTGCCGACAGAGGCAGCCTGCTGCATGCACCGGATATCTATATGGAGAAGCTGGCCTGCGGGCCGGAGCTCGCCGGGAAGCTAAGCCTGGGCGATCCGGTGGAAGTGACGCTGCGCAAGGCCAGTATGCTCACCGGCAAAGCTCTCCCGGAGCTGACGGTGATGGTGCTGGACCGCACGCGGCATGAGGGATTGATCGCCACTCTGCGTGAAGCAGGAGTGCGTATCAAGCTGATCAATCACGGCGATGTCGCCGGGGCCATTGCCGCTGCGCTACCGGACAGCGATGTCGATCTCTACATGGGCTCCGGCGGAGCCCCGGAAGGCGTTCTTGCGGCGGCCGCACTGCGCTGCCTGGGCGGAGAGCTTCAGGGCAGGCTGCTCCCTGAGGGGCCTTTTGAAATGCAGCGCTGTCTGCTGATGGGCCTTGACAACCCTACACGGGTGCTGTCCATGGAGGATATGGTCGGTACAGGCGATGTCATCTTTGCCGCAACCGGAGTGACCTCCGGCGAGTTCCTCAACGGCGTCCGCTTCATCGGCAAGGAACGCGCCGAGACCCATTCGGTGATCATGCGGGCACAGAGCCGCACGATCCGCTACATCCGCAGCATTCATTTCCTGCCCGGCAAGGATATTCCGGAGATCATTCCGGCCAGATCCAATGCGGCCTTTATGTAG